The proteins below are encoded in one region of Thermothelomyces thermophilus ATCC 42464 chromosome 1, complete sequence:
- a CDS encoding glycosyltransferase family 90 protein (CAZy_ID 267989), which yields MANQLTALSAVTSFAWLAYSIEYHQVIEQPRPSSLLVLLIGALSSYGASFFSVCLPGTNGRFDDERAPLRARRSNLPKKPRRYFLPALVFCVILRLEIFHRVSLDLQCSKQGIEAFLPLLIFLYEFLPGLGPPSGVGDDDREAHDFGMTVYEALGSWFCESKASLTLAVTMLTVGTYLVSSNDPRSTFFCSSKDASASVVFLQWVGLLLDTAIIIVAWRILAWTRTTKSRLRTLSGILLFAAVGTGLLYQFSRLVLPGTPTRSDFRRLDSLYLFDVVVDGLAFSIFVISTSLLATESSPLSLVGLFTFLLGFTQAVRKTALTGTWENVAPGVVYAGLMLVCVGFSSLLYTNDIRSVAFLHRAFIVLLLVVVTIVATIYTPVKALRITEKHPLTKIMYDARTEADRWLVNAAVSDSLRVAVEEYKDRHHGRDPPAKFDVWYGFAKDRNSVVLDHFPQIEKDLLPFWGMAPSKIREGVRRAAAEPDMAILQIQNGKPRHNLPPSSPYKPVMEDLVELVTTFAEHLPDMELAINLNERPRVLAPWEDVQRLSKTATRKGVSKLLPRASNPLGELPAAQPAAESQELSNPDGFTTSVEAYREMTALACPPGSRGRAGTHWDVRDVCTSCARPQSLGQYLTNWPLSQDICHQPDLFRLHGFHMTPPPLRPLQELLPVFSRAKTDVYSDILIPLRRISEPPEPRTEGFKVKYKRLFWRGKVDRHDTSHELARGGHQERLVHMLNNPSRSETTRLLLPTKDRFMFEQVPTADINELFPMDVAFSSYTACKDSGDDETDNKNKQKISDNKESCKAIGAEFHTNTDAPPADDPLRHRYVMVIDTDDGPAPEFLRTLRSNSVPFYSSIFREWYSERLMPWIHFVPIDVRYHALHGTMAYFFGLLKRDGRTLNGREVLMYPRQEDAQWIAEQGKRWAEKAIRREDMEVYLFRLLLEWGRVIDDNRDEIGFVLT from the exons ATGGCCAACCAGTTGACGGCGCTAAG CGCCGTCACGTCCTTTGCATGGCTCGCATATAGCATAGAGTACCACCAGGTCATCG AGCAACCTCGGCCCTCGTCCCTCCTTGTCCTCCTCATCGGGGCATTATCGTCGTATGGAGCCAGCTTCTTCTCCGTGTGTCTCCCCGGCACAAATGGGAGGTTCG ACGATGAGCGGGCGCCGCTGAGGGCGAGACGCAGCAACTTACCAAAGAAACCACGGAGATACTTCTTGCCTGCGCTCGTTTTTTGTGTCATATTGCGTTTGGAAATCTTCCACCGAGTGTCGCTTGACCTGCAATGCTCCAAGCAGGGAATCGAG GCCTTTTTGCCTCTCTTAATCTTTTTATACGAATTCCTCCCTGGCCTCGGGCCACCGTCTGGTGTCGGTGACGATGACAGGGAGGCACACGATTTCGGCATGACTGTCTATGAGGCCCTTGGCTCCTGGTTCTGCGAGTCGAAAGCGTCCCTGACCCTTGCCGTCACTATGCTCACCGTGGGCACGTATCTCGTATCGTCCAACGATCCCCGGTCGACCTTCTTTTGTTCGAGCAAGGACGCCAGCGCCTCTGTCGTCTTCCTCCAATGGGTTGGCTTGCTGCTCGACACTGCTATCATTATTGTGGCCTGGCGTATCCTTGCTTGGACAAGAACCACCAAGAGCCGTCTGAGAACCCTGAGTGGGATCCTCCTTTTCGCCGCCGTAGGCACCGGCCTGCTCTACCAGTTCTCCCGTCTCGTCCTCCCCGGCACTCCCACGAGATCCGACTTCCGACGCCTTGACTCGCTGTACCTCTTTgatgtcgtcgtcgacggccTCGCCTTCTCCATCTTCGTCATATCAACCAGTCTTCTCGCCACCGAAAGCAGCCCCCTGTCTCTGGTGGGACTGTTTACCTTCCTCCTGGGCTTCACGCAAGCAGTGCGGAAGACAGCTCTGACGGGGACCTGGGAGAACGTCGCGCCCGGGGTCGTCTATGCCGGCTTGATGCTCGTCTGCGTCGGCTTCTCATCTCTCCTATACACAAACGACATCCGGTCCGTCGCTTTTTTGCACCGCGCTTTTATCGTCCTccttctcgtcgtcgtcaccaTCGTGGCCACCATCTACACTCCCGTTAAGGCACTCCGAATCACCGAGAAGCACCCGCTAACCAAGATCATGTACGATGCTCGGACCGAGGCGGACCGGTGGCTGGTCAATGCGGCGGTCAGCGATTCGTTGCGCGTTGCCGTCGAGGAATACAAAGACCGTCATCATGGCCGAGACCCTCCCGCAAAGTTTGATGTCTGGTACGGTTTTGCTAAGGACCGGAACTCAGTCGTCCTCGACCATTTCCCGCAAATTGAGAAAGACCTCCTCCCATTCTGGGGCATGGCTCCGTCCAAGATAAGAGAAGGTGTTCGCCGTGCTGCCGCTGAACCCGATATGGCTATTCTTCAGATACAGAACGGCAAGCCCCGGCATAATCTGCCCCCTTCGAGCCCTTACAAGCCAGTCATGGAAGATCTCGTCGAGCTGGTGACCACTTTTGCGGAACATCTGCCCGACATGGAGCTGGCCATCAACCTGAACGAGCGGCCACGGGTGCTCGCACCGTGGGAGGATGTCCAGCGGCTCAGCAAGACGGCAACCCGGAAAGGTGTCAGCAAGCTTCTTCCAAGGGCCTCCAATCCGCTCGGCGAACTTCCCGCCGCCCAACCCGCGGCTGAAAGCCAGGAGCTTTCGAACCCGGACGGCTTCACCACCTCGGTAGAGGCCTACCGGGAGATGACGGCCCTCGCCTGCCCGCCTGGAAGCAGGGGGCGGGCAGGCACCCACTGGGACGTCCGGGACGTCTGCACATCTTGCGCCCGGCCGCAGTCTCTGGGCCAATACCTGACCAACTGGCCGCTATCCCAAGATATCTGCCACCAGCCGGACCTGTTCCGCCTCCATGGCTTCCACATGACGCCGCCCCCGCTCCGACCTCTCCAAGAGTTGCTCCCCGTCTTCAGCAGAGCAAAGACGGACGTTTACAGTGACATTCTCATCCCGCTGCGGCGGATCAGCGAGCCCCCCGAACCGAGAACCGAGGGCTTCAAGGTAAAGTACAAGCGACTGTTTTGGCGTGGAAAGGTGGACCGCCACGACACCAGCCACGAGCTCGCCCGCGGTGGCCATCAAGAGCGGCTCGTCCACATGCTCAACAACCCGTCACGGTCGGAGACGACCAGGCTACTACTCCCGACCAAGGACAGGTTCATGTTTGAGCAGGTCCCGACGGCGGACATCAACGAGCTCTTCCCCATGGACGTCGCCTTCTCCAGCTACACCGCCTGCAAGGACAGCGGTGACGACGAGACGGATAACAAAAACAAGCAAAAAATCAGTGACAACAAGGAGTCCTGCAAGGCCATCGGCGCCGAGTTTCACACCAACACCGACGCCCCCCCCGCCGACGACCCCCTCCGGCACAGGTACGTCATGGTCATCGACACGGACGACGGCCCCGCGCCCGAGTTCCTGCGGACGCTGCGGTCGAACAGCGTCCCGTTCTACTCGTCCATCTTCCGGGAGTGGTACAGCGAGCGGCTGATGCCGTGGATCCACTTTGTGCCCATCGACGTGCGGTACCACGCGCTGCACGGCACCATGGCCTACTTCTTTGGCCTGCTGAAGCGGGACGGGCGCACGCTGAACGGCCGGGAGGTGCTCATGTATCCGCGGCAGGAGGACGCCCAGTGGATCGCCGAGCAGGGGAAGCGCTGGGCCGAGAAGGCGATCCGGAGGGAGGACATGGAGGTCTACCTGTTCCGCCTGCTGCTCGAGTGGGGCCGCGTGATTGACGACAACAGGGACGAGATCGGCTTCGTGTTGACCTAA